Proteins encoded by one window of Salmonirosea aquatica:
- a CDS encoding OmpA family protein produces the protein MKSFKIFALLTTMGFAIAWESQAQIRINRPERVIERQAENRANRRIDQAVDKGFDKLEEGIGSIFKKKDKKEEVKKEEGGNNGNGTAETSESQNGGGRMSGGDANDQAAQGAGSEKAAFKSYSKFDFVPGEKIVASEDFSQDAVGDFPAKWNTNGSAEVVTIEGYEGKWLMFNQTKSASYIPDFIKNLPDNFTLEYDLIYNNLDKEYAYQQWLYTAFYEAEKNDANIQSESGGRGAVFGINGGMGSGSVSLVQTDPNAYRTDLQGNRDMANVINPDNNGKIFHVAMWRQKQRLRIYVDDLKVFDLPRIFPADINLNAMRFHSSLSRENDQMFVSNIRLAVGAPDTRSKLITEGKFVTTGITFDVNSATIRPESYAVLKDIAGTLSENPAVKVKIIGHTDSDGDDATNMALSKKRAESVKENLVTEFGIDKSRLETDGKGETAPAAPNTTPEGKANNRRVEFVKM, from the coding sequence ATGAAATCGTTTAAAATATTCGCATTATTAACCACAATGGGCTTTGCAATCGCTTGGGAAAGCCAGGCTCAGATCCGCATCAATAGGCCCGAACGCGTGATCGAAAGGCAGGCCGAAAACCGCGCCAACCGCCGCATCGACCAGGCTGTAGACAAGGGCTTCGACAAACTGGAAGAAGGTATCGGGAGTATCTTTAAGAAAAAAGATAAAAAGGAGGAGGTCAAGAAGGAAGAGGGTGGAAATAATGGGAATGGTACCGCGGAAACCTCTGAAAGCCAGAATGGGGGTGGACGCATGTCGGGCGGGGATGCTAACGACCAAGCCGCCCAAGGGGCTGGCTCTGAAAAAGCCGCCTTTAAATCGTACAGCAAGTTTGATTTTGTGCCGGGTGAAAAAATTGTGGCCTCCGAAGATTTCTCCCAGGATGCCGTAGGTGATTTTCCGGCTAAGTGGAATACCAATGGCTCGGCCGAAGTGGTGACGATCGAAGGCTACGAGGGCAAATGGCTCATGTTCAATCAGACGAAGAGCGCATCGTATATTCCCGATTTTATAAAAAACTTACCCGATAATTTTACGCTCGAATACGACCTGATTTATAATAACTTAGACAAAGAGTATGCCTACCAGCAATGGCTCTACACGGCATTTTACGAGGCAGAAAAAAATGACGCCAATATCCAAAGTGAAAGTGGCGGCCGGGGGGCAGTTTTTGGAATCAATGGCGGTATGGGATCGGGCAGCGTTTCACTGGTTCAGACTGACCCAAATGCCTACCGCACCGATTTGCAGGGCAACCGCGACATGGCCAACGTCATCAACCCTGACAACAACGGTAAGATTTTCCATGTAGCGATGTGGCGGCAGAAGCAGCGACTGCGGATCTATGTGGACGACCTGAAAGTATTCGACCTACCCCGCATTTTTCCCGCGGACATCAATTTGAACGCCATGCGGTTTCATTCGAGTCTGTCCAGGGAAAATGACCAGATGTTCGTATCAAACATTCGCCTGGCCGTCGGTGCACCCGACACGCGTTCCAAGCTGATCACCGAAGGCAAATTTGTGACAACGGGAATTACCTTCGATGTGAACTCCGCTACCATCCGGCCCGAGTCTTATGCCGTTCTTAAGGATATTGCCGGCACGCTCTCCGAAAATCCAGCGGTAAAGGTGAAGATTATCGGGCATACCGACTCCGATGGGGACGATGCAACCAATATGGCGCTGTCCAAAAAGCGGGCTGAGTCGGTAAAAGAAAACCTGGTGACTGAATTCGGAATCGACAAAAGCCGTCTGGAAACCGACGGCAAGGGCGAAACCGCTCCGGCCGCTCCCAACACTACTCCCGAAGGCAAAGCCAACAACCGCCGGGTAGAGTTCGTGAAGATGTAA
- a CDS encoding LytR/AlgR family response regulator transcription factor, protein MKAILVDDELHCTESLDILLRSYCPGVQVLAKFNRSEEALLRLGQGDFDVVFLDIEMPVYNGFELLNRVPNKNFDVVFTTAYDQFAVKAFKYSAFDYLLKPIDAEELQECVSKLSEKQRQHDLEGQLGFLRTMLLREQQVPQKIALPTTQGVEYVEIAEIIRCESDSNYTRIYQGGNSPTLICRTLKEVEELLEGANFARIHHSHLINLDHLRKYLRSDGGYVVMSDGSEITVSRSRKDVLNTLLKVRSFRN, encoded by the coding sequence ATGAAAGCTATTCTCGTAGATGATGAACTGCATTGCACCGAAAGCCTGGACATTCTGCTGCGCAGTTATTGCCCGGGTGTACAGGTACTGGCCAAGTTCAATCGCTCGGAAGAGGCCTTGCTCCGGTTGGGTCAGGGTGATTTCGATGTGGTTTTTCTGGATATTGAAATGCCGGTCTACAATGGCTTTGAACTCTTGAACCGGGTACCCAACAAGAATTTCGACGTCGTATTCACGACTGCCTATGACCAGTTTGCGGTGAAAGCCTTCAAATATAGCGCCTTCGATTACCTGCTCAAACCCATCGATGCCGAAGAGCTTCAGGAATGTGTAAGCAAATTGAGTGAGAAACAACGGCAGCACGATCTGGAAGGGCAGTTAGGGTTTCTGCGTACGATGTTGCTGCGCGAGCAGCAGGTACCCCAGAAAATTGCCTTGCCCACTACCCAGGGCGTCGAATACGTCGAGATTGCGGAAATAATCCGTTGTGAGTCGGATAGCAACTATACCCGGATTTATCAGGGCGGGAATAGCCCTACCCTGATCTGCCGCACACTGAAGGAAGTGGAAGAACTGCTGGAAGGCGCCAATTTTGCCCGTATTCACCACTCTCATCTGATCAACCTGGATCACCTCCGTAAGTACCTGCGCTCGGACGGAGGGTATGTGGTGATGTCGGATGGCAGCGAAATTACGGTATCGCGGAGCCGGAAAGATGTTTTGAATACTTTGCTCAAAGTGCGGTCTTTCCGGAACTAA
- a CDS encoding sensor histidine kinase → MPLDIDLQMARLEVKLLRAQFSSHFLFNHLNAINYRILREDPTMASSYLTLFARLLRRITADSRREFVRLSDEMETIRLFIKLESMRFSQPIHFVTSIEPGIDPAYVWVPSLVLHTYVENAIWHVLQQREEAGAIQLKLIKKSTRYHLLLEDNGKGRSKRLSDRLKPHDQAGLDLVGERLRLLNRQFGTDLRVTLGNPELAGESHAGVPGKRGGYLRAGR, encoded by the coding sequence ATGCCTCTGGATATTGACCTTCAAATGGCCCGGTTGGAAGTGAAGCTACTGCGCGCGCAATTTAGCTCCCACTTTTTGTTCAATCATCTGAATGCGATCAATTACCGCATTTTGAGGGAAGATCCTACAATGGCGTCTTCGTACCTCACGCTGTTTGCCCGGCTATTGCGGCGTATCACGGCCGATTCACGCCGCGAATTCGTCAGGCTGTCTGACGAGATGGAGACCATTCGGCTTTTCATAAAGCTCGAAAGCATGCGGTTCAGTCAGCCGATCCATTTCGTCACTTCCATCGAGCCCGGGATCGACCCTGCGTACGTATGGGTACCTTCCTTGGTGCTGCATACCTACGTGGAGAATGCCATATGGCACGTTTTGCAGCAGCGGGAGGAAGCGGGAGCCATTCAGTTGAAACTGATCAAGAAATCAACCCGGTACCATCTGCTCCTGGAAGATAATGGCAAGGGGCGCTCAAAGCGGCTTTCTGACCGGCTGAAGCCACACGATCAGGCCGGATTGGATTTGGTTGGAGAGCGCCTGCGGCTGCTCAACCGACAATTCGGCACGGATCTGCGGGTAACCCTTGGAAATCCCGAGCTTGCGGGCGAATCACATGCCGGGGTACCTGGCAAGCGGGGGGGGTACCTAAGGGCAGGACGGTAG
- a CDS encoding UDP-2,3-diacylglucosamine diphosphatase yields MTTTFPTERIDLKPGKRAYFSSDFHLGAPSPEASQVRERTIVRWLESIRPDAQIIFLVGDIFDFWFEYKHAVPKGFIRLLGKLAELADEGIELVFFTGNHDMWMADYFATELGAAIHRAPVRYLFRTAQGTQRTLLVGHGDGLGPGDHVYKGLKKVFENSLARWTFRQLHPDVGLRIATTWSKRSRISNSKKGEETFKGEAQEWLFLYCREVEAVSPHDFYVFGHRHLPLDLRVSETSRYINLGEWVNQQTYAEFDGEKMELLVYEEDRAQKLRRTKTQS; encoded by the coding sequence ATGACCACGACTTTCCCCACGGAGCGTATTGACTTGAAGCCTGGCAAGCGGGCGTATTTTTCGTCCGACTTCCACCTGGGTGCCCCCAGCCCCGAAGCGAGCCAGGTGCGCGAGCGAACCATTGTGCGCTGGCTCGAAAGTATCCGACCCGATGCCCAGATTATTTTTCTGGTAGGGGACATTTTCGATTTCTGGTTCGAATACAAGCATGCCGTACCCAAGGGCTTCATCCGCTTGTTGGGAAAACTCGCCGAATTGGCCGATGAAGGTATTGAACTGGTTTTTTTTACGGGCAATCACGACATGTGGATGGCCGACTACTTTGCCACCGAACTGGGGGCAGCGATTCACCGGGCGCCCGTTCGTTACCTTTTCCGCACGGCACAGGGTACCCAGCGTACCCTGTTGGTGGGCCATGGCGACGGGCTGGGGCCGGGCGACCACGTGTACAAGGGATTGAAAAAGGTATTTGAAAATTCGCTCGCCCGCTGGACGTTCCGGCAACTACATCCCGACGTGGGTCTGCGCATTGCCACAACCTGGTCGAAACGCAGCCGTATTTCCAATAGTAAGAAAGGGGAAGAGACTTTTAAAGGCGAAGCGCAGGAATGGCTTTTCCTGTATTGTCGTGAAGTAGAAGCCGTCAGTCCGCACGATTTCTATGTTTTTGGGCATCGCCACCTACCCCTTGACCTGCGAGTCAGTGAAACCAGTCGGTATATCAATCTGGGAGAATGGGTCAACCAACAGACCTACGCGGAATTTGACGGAGAGAAGATGGAGTTACTGGTATACGAAGAAGACCGGGCCCAGAAGCTTAGGAGAACAAAAACTCAGTCCTAG
- a CDS encoding carboxypeptidase-like regulatory domain-containing protein: protein MKNNLLLIVLLLSATFFGSKAQAQGEQKAIIFTGVVVAGKSTERLPGAYIYLPKAGRGTLSSNGYNAGYFSIPVFPGDSIVFSYVGYKTQYHIIPRNYNAETYSAIIAMQESVTMLAEVRVYPYATEEEFKKAFLALKLPDQADRDALARSTDIDYINRMAAQMPNNAQTNYRYTMDQQLFGRESAANKGFATTFPFLNPFAWGKFIKSVQDGDLKKKEYRKDLNQTPRENMTRQDFIKK, encoded by the coding sequence ATGAAAAACAACCTCCTACTAATCGTATTATTGCTTTCTGCAACCTTTTTTGGCTCAAAAGCCCAGGCACAGGGTGAGCAGAAGGCCATTATCTTCACGGGGGTAGTTGTAGCAGGTAAGTCGACCGAGCGGTTACCGGGGGCGTACATTTATCTTCCTAAGGCGGGCCGGGGTACCCTATCCAGTAACGGGTACAATGCGGGTTATTTTTCAATTCCCGTTTTTCCGGGCGATAGTATCGTGTTTAGCTACGTAGGGTACAAGACTCAATACCACATCATTCCGCGAAACTACAATGCCGAAACCTACTCGGCGATCATTGCCATGCAGGAGTCGGTCACGATGCTGGCTGAGGTACGGGTGTACCCCTACGCTACCGAAGAAGAATTCAAGAAGGCCTTTTTGGCATTGAAATTACCCGATCAGGCCGACCGTGACGCCCTGGCTCGCAGTACCGATATTGACTACATAAACCGGATGGCCGCCCAAATGCCCAATAATGCGCAAACCAACTACCGCTACACGATGGACCAACAATTGTTCGGGCGGGAATCGGCAGCTAATAAGGGCTTTGCGACTACCTTTCCGTTCCTGAATCCGTTTGCCTGGGGTAAATTCATCAAGTCGGTGCAAGATGGTGACCTGAAGAAAAAAGAATATCGTAAAGATCTGAATCAGACTCCCCGCGAAAACATGACCCGGCAGGATTTTATCAAAAAGTGA
- a CDS encoding phosphatidate cytidylyltransferase gives MKSRLNSLSNLQQRVVAAVIGVAIIVSSILYSDLTFALLFCAMSMFTQLEFYKLLGLDGNLPLTFYGTLCGVLLVLLTYVIEKGLIAFENYFLISPFLAMIFFIKLYKKNDLKPFTNIGFTFLGLIYVALPFSLIVVMAMRGGVYNFEIVLGSLLLLWATDIGAYFAGTKFGRRKLFERVSPKKSWEGAVGGALSATVIAFVLGLYFHTFEPWKWFCIGGIIVVTGTYGDLVESLFKRSIAIKDSGSTIPGHGGFLDRFDGLLLSAPFIVTFLKLFS, from the coding sequence ATGAAGTCACGCCTGAATAGCCTGAGCAATTTACAACAGCGGGTCGTAGCGGCGGTCATCGGAGTGGCCATTATCGTGTCATCCATTTTATATAGTGATCTTACGTTCGCCCTGCTGTTTTGTGCCATGAGCATGTTCACGCAGCTCGAATTCTACAAGCTGCTGGGGTTGGATGGCAACCTGCCCCTAACCTTTTATGGTACCTTGTGTGGGGTGTTGCTGGTATTGCTCACGTATGTGATCGAGAAGGGCCTGATCGCGTTTGAAAACTATTTCCTGATCAGTCCGTTTCTGGCAATGATTTTCTTTATCAAGCTCTACAAAAAAAATGACCTGAAACCTTTTACGAACATTGGTTTCACATTTCTGGGGCTTATCTATGTAGCGCTGCCTTTCTCACTCATTGTGGTCATGGCCATGCGGGGCGGGGTGTATAATTTTGAAATAGTGCTGGGTAGCCTCTTGCTCTTGTGGGCTACGGATATCGGGGCCTATTTTGCCGGCACCAAGTTTGGCCGGCGTAAATTATTCGAGCGTGTTTCGCCCAAGAAATCGTGGGAAGGCGCGGTGGGTGGGGCACTTTCGGCCACGGTGATTGCTTTTGTACTGGGCTTGTATTTCCACACATTCGAGCCCTGGAAATGGTTTTGTATCGGAGGCATCATCGTAGTGACAGGTACCTACGGCGATCTGGTAGAGTCGTTGTTCAAGCGTAGCATAGCCATCAAGGATTCGGGAAGTACCATTCCGGGTCATGGCGGTTTTCTGGACCGCTTCGACGGATTATTACTTTCGGCCCCTTTCATCGTCACTTTTTTGAAGCTTTTTTCGTAG
- a CDS encoding putative signal transducing protein: MENWESVMNTKNSAQAEIARGLLEQNGIDAVIMDRKDSSYSNIFGYAEVLVPVEYVEAAKALLANEVTPE, from the coding sequence ATGGAGAATTGGGAAAGTGTAATGAATACTAAAAACTCGGCACAGGCCGAGATCGCGCGTGGACTTTTGGAGCAGAACGGCATCGATGCGGTAATCATGGACAGAAAAGACAGCAGCTATTCCAATATTTTTGGTTATGCCGAAGTGCTGGTGCCTGTTGAGTACGTCGAAGCCGCCAAAGCGCTGTTAGCCAATGAAGTCACGCCTGAATAG
- a CDS encoding CPBP family intramembrane glutamic endopeptidase: MQNTTPLTLPSRVPNTWRSLLVLVGFILVGMSVGNILAVLVLVKVLGSGQGIADMDIINTLIRSPQDVPNGWYALLLLQAMAHVSTYLIPPLLYWFYIERRKLHDFRTRPFTPPVLWGLTLVVVLAFMPLNSLIIEWNAEMKLPDALGGVEQWMRSQEDQLARLTDFMTAFETPKQFVVAMLVIGVLPAIGEEVLFRGVLQRKLTEQWVNPHLAIWVAAALFSAIHVQFYGFLPRMLLGALFGYLYYWSGSLLIAIFAHFVNNGIMVLMLYLYHLGLVDYNIEDNESVPWPAALASLVVTVALLYGIRRQSKPQVA, encoded by the coding sequence ATGCAAAATACTACGCCACTAACCCTACCATCACGCGTCCCTAACACCTGGCGGAGCCTTCTGGTTCTTGTGGGATTTATTCTGGTGGGAATGTCAGTGGGCAATATTCTGGCCGTTTTGGTACTGGTGAAGGTGTTGGGGAGTGGGCAGGGAATTGCTGATATGGATATCATCAATACCCTGATTCGGTCGCCTCAGGATGTACCCAACGGCTGGTACGCCTTGCTGCTGCTGCAGGCTATGGCGCATGTATCTACTTACCTGATTCCTCCCCTGCTTTACTGGTTTTATATCGAGCGCCGGAAACTACACGATTTCCGGACGCGACCGTTTACACCGCCAGTCCTGTGGGGACTTACCCTGGTTGTGGTACTGGCCTTTATGCCACTCAATAGCTTGATCATCGAATGGAACGCGGAGATGAAGCTTCCCGATGCGCTGGGCGGCGTAGAGCAATGGATGCGCAGCCAGGAAGATCAGCTGGCCAGACTTACCGATTTCATGACTGCTTTCGAAACCCCCAAGCAGTTTGTGGTGGCCATGCTGGTGATCGGAGTGCTGCCGGCCATCGGCGAAGAAGTGCTGTTCCGTGGTGTGCTCCAGCGCAAACTCACAGAACAGTGGGTCAACCCGCACCTGGCGATTTGGGTGGCCGCTGCGTTATTCAGTGCGATCCATGTTCAATTCTACGGTTTTCTGCCCCGGATGTTGCTTGGTGCCCTCTTTGGCTACCTGTACTATTGGTCGGGAAGCCTTTTGATTGCTATCTTCGCGCACTTTGTCAACAATGGCATCATGGTGCTGATGTTGTACCTTTACCACCTCGGGCTGGTCGACTACAACATCGAGGACAATGAGTCGGTACCCTGGCCCGCCGCTCTGGCATCACTGGTCGTTACGGTAGCTTTGCTCTATGGAATCCGGCGACAAAGCAAACCTCAGGTGGCCTGA
- the dusB gene encoding tRNA dihydrouridine synthase DusB, with the protein MVKIGNISLNDFPLLLAPMEDVSDPPFRAVCKQNGADLMYTEFISSEGLIRDAAKSVQKLDIFEYERPIGIQLFGSDVETMHSCAEIATRAQPDLIDINYGCPVKNVACRGAGAALLQDIPKMVRMTEAVVKATHLPVTVKTRLGWDETTKNILEVAERLQDVGIQALTVHGRTRVQMYKGAADWTLIARIKENPRVTIPIFGNGDIDSPQKALDYKNRYGVDGIMVGRASIGYPWIFNEIKHYLATGTFLPSPTLAERVEVCRQHLEFSVRWKGEITGIFEMRRHYTNYFRGLDHFKPYRMRLVQSMSFDELNTILNEISEVFGEVESLSV; encoded by the coding sequence GTGGTAAAGATTGGTAATATATCCCTGAACGATTTCCCCCTGCTCTTGGCCCCGATGGAAGATGTGAGCGACCCTCCGTTCCGAGCGGTGTGCAAGCAGAACGGGGCCGACCTGATGTACACGGAATTTATTTCGTCCGAAGGACTGATCCGTGATGCGGCCAAGAGTGTACAGAAATTGGATATTTTCGAATACGAACGGCCCATCGGCATCCAGCTCTTTGGCAGCGATGTCGAAACCATGCACTCTTGCGCCGAAATCGCTACCCGCGCCCAGCCCGATCTGATTGACATCAACTACGGCTGTCCGGTAAAAAACGTAGCCTGCCGGGGCGCAGGAGCAGCCTTGCTGCAGGACATACCCAAAATGGTGAGAATGACCGAAGCCGTGGTCAAAGCCACCCACCTACCCGTGACCGTCAAGACGCGACTCGGCTGGGACGAGACCACCAAAAATATTCTTGAGGTAGCCGAACGGCTACAGGATGTGGGCATTCAGGCGCTCACCGTCCACGGCCGGACGCGGGTACAGATGTACAAGGGTGCTGCCGATTGGACGCTCATCGCCCGCATTAAGGAGAATCCGCGGGTTACGATCCCGATTTTTGGCAATGGCGACATCGACAGTCCCCAAAAAGCCCTCGACTACAAAAACCGCTACGGTGTGGACGGAATCATGGTAGGCCGCGCGTCCATTGGGTACCCCTGGATTTTCAATGAAATAAAACACTACCTCGCAACAGGTACCTTCCTCCCCTCACCTACCCTGGCCGAACGCGTGGAAGTATGCCGCCAACACCTAGAATTTTCAGTGCGCTGGAAAGGCGAGATCACGGGAATTTTTGAGATGCGTCGCCATTATACCAATTATTTCCGGGGCCTGGATCACTTCAAGCCCTACCGGATGCGACTGGTGCAAAGCATGTCGTTCGACGAACTCAATACGATCCTGAACGAAATCAGTGAGGTATTCGGGGAGGTAGAATCCTTGTCGGTATGA
- a CDS encoding DMT family transporter, with protein sequence MSEKPAHPNTSGTWLAWGLLLLLALVWGSSFILIKKSLLTYSVSEVAAGRVFFAFLFFIPVLIRSWKTIPKPLMGHFFTSGMLGYLMPAFFFAIAQSKINSALAGTLNAVSPMFTMLIGILFFAKSTHRMQVVGLVIALAGALMLVFTRGGVAMPVINYYALYIVLATVCYGTNINIVSHYYSQLPAVVSTAWIFAGVGPVAFGILLFTNFFEKIVDPVNLIPSSYLLSLGVLASGLMSVIFNRIIQITSAVFAASVTYLMPIVALSWGLLDGEFIGLQQWLGTAVILIGVYLINRRTKTRKALLNIESTL encoded by the coding sequence ATGAGCGAAAAACCGGCCCACCCCAACACCTCCGGCACTTGGCTGGCGTGGGGGCTGCTACTGTTGCTGGCTCTGGTTTGGGGGAGTTCGTTCATCCTTATCAAAAAAAGCCTGCTCACCTATTCGGTTTCTGAGGTAGCCGCCGGGCGGGTGTTTTTCGCCTTTCTCTTTTTCATACCGGTCCTGATCCGCAGCTGGAAAACCATCCCCAAACCGCTTATGGGGCACTTCTTTACCTCAGGTATGCTGGGGTACCTGATGCCAGCGTTTTTTTTCGCCATCGCCCAAAGCAAAATCAACAGTGCCCTGGCCGGTACGCTCAACGCGGTAAGCCCGATGTTTACGATGCTCATCGGAATCTTGTTTTTTGCCAAAAGTACCCACCGGATGCAGGTGGTAGGTTTGGTGATCGCTTTGGCGGGTGCTCTGATGCTGGTATTCACCCGGGGCGGGGTAGCCATGCCGGTAATCAACTACTACGCGCTGTATATTGTCCTGGCTACGGTTTGCTACGGTACCAATATCAACATTGTATCCCATTATTACAGCCAACTACCCGCTGTCGTCTCAACGGCGTGGATTTTTGCGGGAGTAGGACCGGTCGCTTTTGGAATTTTGTTGTTTACCAATTTTTTTGAAAAAATAGTCGATCCGGTCAACCTGATTCCCTCCTCCTACCTGCTGAGCCTTGGCGTGCTGGCCTCGGGACTGATGTCGGTTATTTTCAACCGCATCATCCAGATTACCAGTGCGGTTTTCGCAGCTTCGGTCACCTATTTGATGCCCATCGTAGCCTTATCGTGGGGTTTGCTGGACGGTGAATTCATCGGGCTTCAGCAATGGCTTGGTACGGCTGTCATTCTGATCGGGGTGTACCTGATCAACCGCCGCACCAAAACCCGAAAAGCTTTGCTCAACATTGAAAGTACCCTTTAA
- a CDS encoding biotin/lipoyl-containing protein, which yields MLKITVNEASTFEVRQEKDKWYLDGSLFEGDVAQLSPNRYHVLWKDRSFEVEVVEYDPAEKKTTLKINGQLLTTTTKDRVALLLESMGMDHAIATKINEVKAPMPGLIQTVSVKVGDAVKKGDILLVLVAMKMENTIKAPAEATVKAIRIEPGTSVEKNQVLIEFA from the coding sequence ATGCTGAAAATCACAGTCAACGAAGCGAGTACTTTCGAGGTAAGGCAGGAAAAAGACAAATGGTACCTGGACGGGTCGCTTTTCGAAGGCGATGTGGCACAGTTGAGCCCCAACCGGTACCATGTCCTTTGGAAAGACCGTTCTTTCGAAGTAGAAGTAGTAGAATACGATCCGGCAGAAAAGAAAACCACACTCAAAATCAATGGACAGCTTCTGACCACCACTACCAAAGACCGCGTGGCCCTGCTTCTGGAAAGTATGGGTATGGACCATGCCATCGCCACCAAAATCAACGAAGTAAAGGCCCCCATGCCGGGCCTGATTCAAACTGTATCGGTCAAGGTAGGTGATGCGGTAAAGAAAGGCGATATTTTGCTGGTGCTGGTGGCTATGAAGATGGAAAATACCATCAAAGCTCCCGCCGAGGCTACCGTAAAAGCCATCCGAATTGAGCCGGGTACCAGCGTTGAAAAAAACCAGGTACTGATAGAGTTTGCCTGA
- the pyrH gene encoding UMP kinase, giving the protein MPQPKYKRILLKLSGEALNGGDKNQVIDFNVLDEYAREIRRVYDVGVEIAIVIGGGNIFRGASVEKSGIDRVQGDHMGMLATVINGMAVQSALEKHGMYTRLMSAIKMEQVCEPLIRRRAIRHLEKKRIVIFGAGTGNPYFTTDTTASLRAIESEAEVVLKGTRVDGVYTADPEKDASAVKYAHLSFDEALAKNLKIMDLTAFALCKENNLPIIVFDMNKPGNLYNLVMGDDSVGTLVSNES; this is encoded by the coding sequence ATGCCCCAGCCCAAGTATAAGCGCATTTTACTCAAACTCAGCGGCGAAGCCCTCAACGGAGGCGATAAAAACCAGGTAATAGACTTTAATGTACTCGATGAATACGCCCGGGAGATCCGCCGGGTATACGATGTGGGGGTCGAAATTGCGATCGTCATTGGCGGCGGCAATATTTTCCGGGGAGCATCCGTTGAGAAATCCGGGATCGATCGGGTTCAGGGTGACCACATGGGAATGCTGGCTACCGTGATCAACGGCATGGCAGTACAGAGTGCCCTCGAAAAGCATGGTATGTACACGCGGCTGATGTCGGCGATCAAGATGGAACAGGTATGTGAACCCCTGATTCGTCGCCGGGCCATTCGTCACCTCGAGAAGAAACGCATCGTGATTTTTGGCGCTGGTACGGGTAACCCCTATTTCACCACCGATACCACCGCCAGTCTGCGAGCCATCGAGTCGGAGGCGGAAGTAGTATTGAAAGGTACCCGGGTGGATGGTGTCTATACCGCTGACCCCGAAAAGGACGCATCGGCGGTGAAGTACGCGCATCTTTCGTTTGATGAAGCCCTGGCCAAGAATCTCAAAATCATGGATCTCACGGCCTTTGCCCTATGCAAGGAAAATAACCTACCCATCATCGTCTTTGATATGAACAAGCCCGGCAACCTGTACAACCTGGTTATGGGCGACGATTCTGTCGGGACGCTGGTTTCGAATGAGAGTTAA